A portion of the Rhinolophus sinicus isolate RSC01 linkage group LG03, ASM3656204v1, whole genome shotgun sequence genome contains these proteins:
- the AP4S1 gene encoding AP-4 complex subunit sigma-1 encodes MIKFFLMVNKQGQTRLSKYYEHVEINKRTLLETEVIKSCLSRSNEQCSFIEFKDFKLVYRQYAALFIVVGVNDTENEMAIYEFIHNFVEVLDEYFSRVSELDIMFNLDKVHIILDEMVLNGCIVETNRARILAPLLILDKMSES; translated from the exons atgataaaatttttcCTCATGGTGAATAAACAAGGGCAGACCCGACTTTCTAAGTACTATGAACATGTGGAGATTAATAAGCGCACACTTTTGGAAACAGAAGTCATCAAGAGCTGTCTTTCTCGATCCAATGAACAA TGCTCTTTCATTGAATTCAAGGATTTTAAGCTGGTGTATCGGCAGTATGCAGCGCTCTTCATCGTGGTTGGAGTTAATGACACAGAG aatgaaaTGGCGATTTATGAATTCATCCATAACTTTGTAGAAGTTTTAGATGAGTACTTCAGCCGAGTG aGTGAATTAGAT ATAATGTTTAATTTAGATAAAGTACACATCATTTTGGATGAGATGGTGTTAAATGGCTGCATTGTGGAAACGAATCGGGCAAGAATTCTTGCCCCTCTGCTAATTCTTGATAAGATGTCAGAAAGCTGA